One segment of Desulfosudis oleivorans Hxd3 DNA contains the following:
- a CDS encoding histone deacetylase family protein, which produces MLKAKRKTGLVFFPAFDWAIDPTHPEREERLLYTQDQALEEGLFDIDGLVEFKSDVVTEADVSRVHFCVPTVAAVMTESHFISAGSAKRIGVAVMNKEIVNGFALVRPPGHHAKRVVHGARGFCNVNIEAIMIEYLRTFHKVKKVAIVDTDCHHGDGTQDIYWHDPDTLFISIHQDGRTLYPGSGFPEEMGGPNAAGRTLNIPLPPRTSEDGFLHIIENVVLPVLKDFKPDIIVNSAGQDNHYSDPLTDMNFSAQGYARLTELLKPDIAVLEGGYSIEGALPYVNVGIILAMAGVDYSKVKEPGYDPEAIRQSANVTAQIERIGNAVLELWQQRDSLTEQRQAGKEFEERTSRIFYDTDGIYETQHETIRICRECGGALRIDSSSDRGNRILAVHIPLFACDACKATGHQWYDEADVSQYRKVFLQNRPDDAYLEKKA; this is translated from the coding sequence ATGCTGAAAGCCAAACGAAAAACCGGACTGGTCTTTTTCCCGGCCTTTGACTGGGCCATTGATCCCACCCACCCGGAACGGGAGGAGCGGCTGCTCTACACCCAGGACCAGGCACTGGAAGAAGGGCTCTTTGACATTGACGGCCTGGTGGAGTTCAAGTCCGACGTGGTCACCGAGGCGGACGTGAGCCGGGTTCACTTCTGTGTACCCACCGTGGCCGCGGTAATGACCGAGTCCCACTTTATCAGCGCGGGCAGCGCCAAGCGCATCGGCGTCGCCGTCATGAACAAGGAGATCGTAAACGGGTTCGCACTGGTGCGGCCTCCCGGCCACCACGCCAAACGGGTGGTGCACGGGGCCAGAGGCTTCTGCAACGTCAACATCGAAGCCATCATGATCGAATACCTGCGAACCTTCCACAAGGTAAAAAAGGTGGCCATCGTTGACACCGACTGCCACCACGGCGACGGCACCCAGGACATCTACTGGCACGATCCGGACACCCTGTTTATCTCCATTCACCAGGACGGCCGCACACTGTATCCGGGGTCGGGGTTTCCCGAAGAGATGGGCGGGCCCAATGCCGCGGGCCGCACGTTGAACATTCCCCTGCCCCCCCGGACCTCGGAAGACGGGTTTCTCCATATTATCGAAAACGTGGTGCTGCCCGTACTCAAGGATTTTAAGCCCGACATCATCGTCAACTCCGCCGGTCAGGACAACCACTACTCCGACCCGCTTACCGACATGAACTTTTCGGCCCAGGGGTATGCCCGGCTCACCGAGCTGCTGAAGCCGGACATTGCCGTGCTCGAGGGCGGCTATTCCATTGAAGGGGCCCTGCCCTATGTCAACGTGGGCATCATCCTGGCCATGGCCGGTGTGGATTACAGCAAGGTCAAAGAGCCGGGATACGATCCCGAGGCCATTCGCCAGTCCGCCAACGTGACCGCCCAGATTGAGCGCATCGGCAACGCCGTGCTGGAGCTGTGGCAACAGCGGGACAGCCTCACCGAACAGCGCCAGGCCGGCAAGGAGTTTGAGGAGCGGACCAGCCGCATCTTCTACGACACCGACGGCATCTACGAAACCCAGCACGAAACCATCCGTATCTGCAGGGAGTGCGGCGGCGCCCTGCGCATCGACTCCTCCTCGGACCGGGGCAACCGCATTCTGGCGGTTCACATTCCGCTTTTCGCCTGCGACGCCTGTAAAGCCACCGGCCACCAGTGGTACGACGAGGCCGATGTCTCCCAGTACCGCAAGGTCTTTCTGCAGAATCGGCCCGATGACGCGTACCTTGAGAAGAAGGCCTAG
- the epmA gene encoding EF-P lysine aminoacylase EpmA: MSFHHHLKTRALVINAVRRFFLDRDYLEVDTPVRLPSLLPEAHIDPVASETWFLQTSPEQCMKRLLSAGHQRIFQICKTFRKAERGKKHLPEFSMLEWYRAGADYFDLMAETEALVRFVAEQLGTGNSLFYQGAAIDLSPDWPAMTVAQAFERYTDQTMEQAVKTGAFDERIGCDIEPELGLDRPVFLYDYPAATGAAFARQKAADPTVVERFELYIGGLELCNGFSELTGAAAYEERFQQEESRRTGRGLAPLPRPKQFLSDMDRMPDAAGNALGIDRLVMLFCDATTIDDVVAFPPEML, encoded by the coding sequence ATGTCCTTCCACCACCACTTAAAAACCCGGGCACTTGTCATCAACGCGGTGCGCCGGTTTTTTCTCGACCGTGACTACCTCGAAGTGGATACCCCGGTGCGCCTGCCCTCCCTTCTGCCCGAAGCCCACATCGATCCCGTGGCATCAGAAACCTGGTTTCTGCAGACCTCGCCGGAGCAGTGCATGAAGCGGCTGCTTTCAGCCGGCCACCAGCGCATCTTTCAGATATGCAAAACCTTTCGTAAAGCTGAACGGGGCAAAAAGCACCTGCCCGAGTTTTCCATGCTGGAATGGTACCGGGCCGGGGCCGATTATTTTGACCTGATGGCCGAAACAGAAGCACTGGTTCGATTTGTGGCCGAACAACTCGGCACGGGCAACTCCCTTTTCTACCAGGGCGCCGCCATCGACCTCTCCCCGGACTGGCCGGCCATGACCGTGGCCCAGGCCTTTGAGCGGTACACCGACCAGACCATGGAACAGGCCGTAAAAACAGGGGCCTTTGACGAGCGAATCGGCTGTGACATCGAGCCAGAACTCGGCCTGGACCGGCCCGTGTTTCTGTATGACTATCCGGCCGCAACCGGCGCCGCCTTTGCCCGGCAAAAAGCCGCGGACCCGACTGTGGTGGAGCGGTTTGAGCTCTATATCGGGGGCCTGGAACTGTGCAATGGGTTCTCGGAACTCACCGGCGCCGCTGCTTACGAAGAACGGTTTCAACAGGAAGAATCCCGCCGAACCGGCCGGGGCCTTGCCCCCCTGCCCCGGCCGAAACAGTTTCTTTCCGACATGGATCGCATGCCCGACGCAGCGGGCAACGCTCTGGGCATCGACCGTCTGGTCATGCTTTTCTGCGACGCCACCACCATCGATGATGTGGTGGCGTTTCCCCCGGAGATGCTGTAA
- a CDS encoding alpha/beta fold hydrolase yields the protein MSTFVLVHGSWHGAWCWYRLIPLLEAAGHRVIAPDLSGFGRDKTPIAEIGPDTWARDIGRILDAAPEPVLLVGHSRGGMVISQAAEARPDKVRALIYLCAFLLRDGQSVLDVLLADLTSDVTCNVEINEAGGYATLPETAVQQAFYGDCGDADVALARLLLQPEPMAPVIVPIHVTSKNFGQAPRVYIECLRDRAITPEAQKRMYSATPCDTIITMDTSHSPFFSAPEALARHLISI from the coding sequence TTGAGCACTTTTGTTCTGGTTCATGGTTCATGGCACGGGGCCTGGTGCTGGTACAGATTGATACCCCTTCTGGAAGCGGCCGGCCATCGGGTAATTGCGCCGGACCTGTCGGGTTTTGGTCGCGACAAAACCCCCATCGCCGAGATAGGTCCGGACACGTGGGCACGGGATATCGGCCGGATTCTTGACGCCGCGCCGGAGCCGGTCCTTCTGGTCGGTCACAGCCGGGGGGGCATGGTAATCAGCCAGGCGGCCGAGGCAAGGCCCGACAAGGTGCGGGCACTGATCTATCTCTGCGCGTTTCTGCTGCGCGACGGCCAGTCGGTACTGGATGTTCTGCTGGCCGATTTGACGTCAGACGTCACCTGCAACGTGGAGATCAACGAGGCCGGCGGATATGCCACCCTTCCGGAAACCGCTGTTCAGCAGGCCTTTTACGGTGATTGCGGCGACGCGGACGTGGCCCTGGCCCGGCTTCTGCTTCAGCCCGAACCCATGGCCCCGGTCATCGTGCCGATTCATGTCACTTCGAAAAACTTCGGCCAGGCCCCTCGGGTATACATTGAGTGCCTGCGGGACAGGGCCATAACGCCGGAAGCACAGAAACGGATGTACAGCGCCACCCCATGTGATACCATCATCACCATGGACACGAGCCACTCTCCGTTTTTTTCAGCGCCTGAAGCACTGGCGCGTCACCTGATATCGATCTGA
- a CDS encoding AbrB/MazE/SpoVT family DNA-binding domain-containing protein has product MRVTIKGQVTIPRHIRKKLGITPASEVDFVEEKGRVFLVKQKEEKIADRTFAKLRGIATVKMTTDQIMALTRSDK; this is encoded by the coding sequence ATGAGAGTCACCATAAAAGGCCAGGTTACCATTCCCCGGCATATTCGCAAAAAACTGGGCATCACCCCGGCATCGGAGGTTGATTTTGTCGAGGAAAAAGGCCGTGTCTTTCTGGTAAAGCAAAAAGAAGAAAAAATCGCGGACCGAACGTTTGCAAAACTGCGCGGGATTGCCACGGTTAAAATGACGACCGACCAAATCATGGCCCTGACAAGGTCTGACAAATGA
- a CDS encoding type II toxin-antitoxin system VapC family toxin, producing the protein MKGLLVDSNVVLDVFLDDPEWADWSESTLAAYCARTALYINPIIYTEVSIGFKKIEEVESALHKGGFRMLEIPREALFLAGKAYLKYRKARGTRKAPLPDFYIGAQAAVLDLDLITRDAGRYRTYFPGIRIICPE; encoded by the coding sequence ATGAAGGGGCTTCTGGTCGACTCCAATGTGGTTCTGGATGTCTTTCTTGATGATCCCGAATGGGCGGACTGGTCTGAATCCACACTGGCAGCTTATTGCGCCCGCACAGCCCTTTATATCAACCCGATAATTTATACGGAAGTCTCGATCGGGTTTAAAAAAATCGAGGAAGTGGAGTCAGCACTTCACAAAGGCGGATTTCGAATGCTGGAAATTCCCAGAGAAGCCCTGTTCCTGGCAGGAAAAGCGTATCTCAAATACAGAAAGGCCAGAGGGACCAGAAAGGCTCCACTGCCCGACTTTTATATAGGCGCCCAGGCCGCGGTGCTTGACCTGGATTTGATCACACGGGATGCAGGCCGGTACAGGACCTATTTCCCCGGCATCCGAATCATCTGCCCGGAGTGA
- the dctP gene encoding TRAP transporter substrate-binding protein DctP, whose translation MSSVFFKSVRLWIWSCFAAMFFFAVTPAQVSATDAAQQEVRDTVVASMEAVWTGKAFAPDLAQKQQKMRSMLDKGLLTKAELESIVEQTIPILMNRHITSRYYLQEISGRIDGLFGSHLTWEEIKKRVWKEMASIVKDGDQMVFKVGTLAPKGTPWLNVPEKMLIPRMEELSDGKITLKLYGGGIMGEDYDILRKIDIGQLDVCGATTLGMLAASPETAVFMLPGLFNNYEEIDYIYKKFRKRIDAGFEERGYILAALIDTGHFHIYSKNRIDSLADLRKQKVISCWGTVESTIYNELGINPIPVVVPEVMSALSTGLADTTLAPAAWMLGMQAYQYAGYYITPPLLFSPAVVILGVRAVERIQRHFEASDTFTRNVQELLVFEVGLFEGAWRDQIRTYDERALNAFKTKTGMKAVTLSAADQAAIAQAGLRVRKKLAGTIFSEDLMNDVLGALEEFRANQAKP comes from the coding sequence ATGAGCAGTGTTTTTTTTAAAAGTGTTCGGCTTTGGATATGGTCCTGTTTTGCCGCCATGTTCTTTTTTGCAGTTACACCGGCGCAGGTGTCCGCTACGGATGCGGCCCAACAGGAGGTCCGGGATACGGTGGTGGCGAGCATGGAAGCCGTGTGGACCGGGAAGGCTTTTGCGCCTGACCTGGCCCAAAAACAGCAAAAAATGAGAAGCATGCTTGATAAGGGCCTTTTAACCAAAGCCGAACTTGAATCGATTGTAGAGCAGACGATTCCCATCCTGATGAACCGGCACATCACATCCAGGTACTATTTGCAGGAAATCTCCGGAAGGATTGACGGGCTTTTTGGTTCTCATTTAACATGGGAAGAGATTAAAAAACGGGTCTGGAAAGAGATGGCGTCCATTGTCAAGGACGGCGACCAGATGGTTTTCAAGGTCGGCACCCTTGCCCCCAAAGGCACGCCCTGGCTGAACGTGCCGGAAAAGATGCTGATTCCCCGCATGGAAGAATTAAGCGACGGAAAGATCACGCTGAAGCTTTACGGCGGGGGCATCATGGGAGAAGATTATGATATTTTAAGAAAAATCGACATCGGCCAGCTCGACGTCTGCGGGGCCACAACCCTGGGCATGCTGGCCGCCTCCCCGGAAACCGCGGTGTTCATGCTGCCGGGGCTGTTCAACAACTATGAAGAGATCGACTACATATACAAAAAGTTTCGGAAACGCATAGACGCGGGCTTTGAAGAAAGAGGGTATATCCTGGCGGCCCTTATCGACACCGGACACTTTCACATCTACTCAAAAAACCGGATAGACAGCCTTGCGGACCTTAGAAAACAGAAGGTTATCAGCTGCTGGGGGACGGTTGAAAGCACCATATACAATGAACTCGGTATCAACCCCATACCCGTGGTAGTGCCGGAAGTCATGTCGGCCTTGAGCACGGGGCTGGCCGACACCACCCTGGCCCCCGCCGCCTGGATGCTCGGCATGCAGGCATATCAATACGCCGGTTACTATATCACCCCACCGCTGCTCTTTTCACCGGCTGTTGTTATCCTCGGCGTCCGGGCCGTGGAAAGAATACAGCGGCACTTTGAAGCGTCGGACACCTTTACCCGCAATGTTCAGGAGCTGCTCGTGTTTGAGGTTGGCCTGTTTGAAGGGGCTTGGAGAGACCAGATCAGGACCTACGACGAGCGGGCACTGAATGCCTTTAAAACCAAAACCGGCATGAAAGCCGTGACCCTCTCCGCCGCAGACCAGGCAGCCATCGCCCAGGCGGGCCTGCGGGTCAGAAAAAAACTAGCCGGCACCATCTTTTCCGAGGATCTCATGAATGACGTGCTTGGCGCCCTTGAGGAATTCCGGGCGAACCAGGCGAAACCCTGA
- a CDS encoding NCS2 family permease — translation MNINAFFKFAERNTTAGTEIRAGITTFLMMAYIIVVNPGILSKSGMPFSGVLFATVLVCAISSIAMGLYANLPYGLAPGMGINAFFTFSLVLGMGIDWQTALGAVFVSGVLFMVLSLTGVRTEIVKAIPPPLRFGLAAGIGVFLALIGFQSAGFIVASPATLITFGPMNAVTLLFVAGLVITSALMLKKVPGALILGIFITSLLALAVSLAGPGAGWLDSPIVTLPEKVFAWPSLEVFLKLDIAGALTLGMIMPVFAFLFVDLFDSIASFVGISHVAGLVEKDGTPSNMGRALLVDAGSTTISGLFGSSSGTVYVESAAGIEEGGRTGLTAVVAGLLFLPFMFLSPLLSFIPEVATAPVLVLVGVFMAQPLMQINWKNLEEAIPAFLAVVLIPMTYSITQGVIWSFLIYTLIKLVLGKGKEVHWMLYIIDGFAVLSLCQPLI, via the coding sequence ATGAATATAAACGCGTTTTTTAAATTCGCGGAAAGAAACACCACAGCCGGCACCGAGATTCGGGCCGGCATCACTACCTTTCTGATGATGGCTTACATCATCGTGGTCAATCCCGGTATTCTCTCCAAGTCGGGCATGCCCTTTTCCGGAGTGCTGTTTGCCACGGTGCTGGTGTGCGCGATCAGCTCCATTGCCATGGGGCTTTACGCCAACCTGCCTTACGGCCTGGCCCCGGGCATGGGCATCAACGCCTTTTTCACCTTCAGCTTGGTCCTCGGCATGGGCATTGACTGGCAGACCGCTCTGGGCGCGGTTTTTGTGTCCGGCGTTCTTTTTATGGTGCTGTCGCTGACCGGCGTGCGAACCGAGATCGTCAAGGCCATTCCGCCCCCCCTTCGTTTCGGCCTGGCCGCGGGCATCGGGGTGTTTCTGGCCCTTATCGGCTTTCAGAGCGCGGGCTTTATCGTGGCCAGCCCGGCTACATTGATCACCTTTGGCCCCATGAACGCGGTCACCTTACTGTTTGTGGCCGGGCTGGTGATCACCTCGGCCCTGATGCTTAAAAAAGTGCCCGGCGCGTTGATTCTCGGTATTTTTATCACATCGCTCCTGGCCCTGGCCGTATCCCTGGCAGGGCCCGGTGCCGGATGGCTGGACAGCCCCATTGTGACGCTGCCGGAAAAGGTTTTTGCCTGGCCCAGCCTGGAGGTTTTTCTCAAGCTTGACATTGCCGGCGCTCTGACCCTGGGCATGATCATGCCGGTATTTGCTTTTCTGTTTGTAGATCTGTTTGACTCTATTGCCTCGTTTGTGGGTATCTCCCATGTGGCCGGCCTGGTGGAAAAAGACGGTACCCCTTCCAACATGGGCAGGGCCCTGCTGGTGGACGCGGGGTCCACCACCATCTCCGGCCTTTTCGGCTCATCTTCGGGAACGGTTTACGTGGAGTCGGCGGCCGGAATTGAAGAGGGAGGGCGCACCGGCCTCACCGCCGTGGTGGCCGGCCTGCTGTTCCTGCCCTTTATGTTTCTTTCCCCCCTGCTCTCTTTTATTCCGGAGGTGGCCACCGCGCCGGTGCTGGTGCTGGTGGGGGTCTTCATGGCCCAGCCCCTGATGCAGATCAACTGGAAGAATTTGGAGGAGGCCATCCCCGCCTTTCTGGCGGTGGTGCTGATTCCCATGACCTACAGCATCACCCAGGGCGTTATCTGGAGCTTTCTGATCTACACCCTGATCAAGCTGGTGCTGGGCAAGGGAAAAGAGGTCCACTGGATGCTCTACATCATTGACGGGTTTGCCGTTTTGTCCCTGTGTCAACCCTTGATTTAG
- a CDS encoding cytochrome c3 family protein — protein MQNKTKVLTVAAVVVSFLCAVSLALAGTKVDDVIKMENKSAYEKHTKGIIMFTHKKHNEEYKLDCGECHHDDKGAPLKLKLGDDVQPCLECHTKTGMPDRKALAGLSPADKKKAELEYHYGAIHENCQGCHETYNKEKVGDARKGPAPVSCTQCHPKTAK, from the coding sequence ATGCAGAACAAGACCAAGGTATTGACAGTGGCGGCGGTGGTGGTGTCGTTTCTGTGCGCGGTCAGCCTGGCCCTTGCCGGCACAAAGGTTGACGATGTGATCAAGATGGAAAACAAGAGTGCCTACGAGAAGCACACCAAGGGCATTATCATGTTTACCCACAAGAAGCACAATGAGGAGTACAAGCTTGACTGCGGCGAGTGTCATCATGACGACAAGGGCGCTCCCCTGAAGTTGAAGCTGGGCGACGATGTACAACCCTGCCTGGAGTGCCATACCAAGACCGGCATGCCTGACAGAAAGGCCCTGGCCGGCCTCTCTCCGGCGGACAAGAAAAAGGCGGAACTCGAGTATCACTACGGCGCCATTCATGAGAACTGCCAGGGGTGCCATGAGACATACAACAAGGAAAAAGTCGGTGACGCCCGAAAGGGTCCGGCCCCTGTGTCCTGCACCCAGTGCCATCCCAAGACGGCCAAGTAA
- the tatC gene encoding twin-arginine translocase subunit TatC → MSDDEKQVPLTEHLEELRKRLIRCAIAIGVGFAISYAFKEKLFAVLIRPLVAVMGDKGQMIFTGLPEAFFTYLKVSLLAGIILALPVIFYQFWMFVAPGLYRKERTLVLPVVLISLIFFAAGALFAYFLVFPLGFKFFLGFATDNIQALPSMKEYLGFSAKLLLAFGLAFELPLVLTCFARFGFVTPDFLKKNRKYALLLFFVGAAILTPPDVISQILLAIPLMALYELSIVGARVFGKKVEPEQGAESAGKEEKDA, encoded by the coding sequence ATGAGTGACGATGAGAAACAGGTTCCCCTTACCGAACACCTGGAGGAGCTGCGAAAACGCCTGATACGGTGTGCCATCGCCATCGGCGTGGGGTTTGCGATTTCTTACGCCTTTAAGGAGAAGCTTTTTGCGGTGCTGATCCGGCCCCTGGTGGCGGTGATGGGCGACAAAGGCCAGATGATTTTCACCGGCCTGCCCGAGGCTTTTTTTACCTATCTCAAGGTGTCGCTGCTGGCCGGCATTATTCTGGCCCTGCCTGTGATTTTTTACCAGTTCTGGATGTTTGTGGCCCCGGGCCTTTACAGGAAAGAACGGACCCTGGTCCTGCCCGTGGTGCTGATCTCCCTGATTTTTTTTGCCGCCGGCGCCCTGTTCGCCTATTTTCTGGTGTTCCCCCTGGGGTTCAAGTTTTTTCTCGGCTTTGCCACGGACAACATTCAAGCCCTGCCCTCCATGAAAGAATACCTGGGCTTTTCGGCCAAGCTGCTGCTGGCATTCGGCCTGGCCTTTGAACTGCCCCTGGTGCTTACCTGTTTTGCCCGGTTCGGTTTTGTCACCCCCGACTTTTTAAAGAAAAACAGAAAGTATGCCCTTCTGCTCTTTTTTGTGGGCGCCGCCATTCTGACGCCGCCGGACGTGATCAGCCAGATACTGCTGGCCATTCCGTTGATGGCCCTTTACGAGTTGAGCATTGTGGGCGCCCGCGTGTTCGGGAAAAAGGTCGAGCCCGAGCAGGGCGCTGAAAGTGCGGGAAAAGAGGAAAAAGACGCCTGA
- the tatB gene encoding Sec-independent protein translocase protein TatB: protein MFGIGMPEFLLILVVALIVIGPKKLPDLARSLGRAMGEFKKAAREFKDTMNVEEDVKELKDIKQSVADTWKEAVREADPVDAAPSPAGAPAGNAEPADAPAPPEETGPSATVNDTRKEGADE from the coding sequence ATGTTTGGCATCGGCATGCCGGAGTTTCTTCTGATCCTGGTGGTGGCCCTGATCGTCATCGGCCCCAAGAAGCTGCCCGACCTGGCCCGCTCCCTGGGCAGGGCCATGGGCGAGTTCAAGAAAGCGGCCAGGGAGTTCAAGGACACCATGAACGTGGAGGAGGATGTCAAGGAGCTCAAGGATATCAAACAGTCCGTGGCCGACACCTGGAAGGAGGCGGTTCGGGAGGCCGACCCGGTTGACGCGGCGCCGTCACCGGCCGGCGCCCCTGCCGGAAATGCCGAGCCGGCCGACGCACCGGCTCCGCCGGAGGAAACAGGCCCGTCCGCGACGGTGAACGATACGCGCAAAGAGGGCGCCGATGAGTGA
- the moaC gene encoding cyclic pyranopterin monophosphate synthase MoaC produces the protein MSEEFTHIDASGNVRMVDVSDKKNTNRKALATGVIKMKPDTLEKIIGGSVKKGNVLEAARIAGIMAAKKTRDLIPLCHPINVTYAGIDFVPDMAGSAIEIIAEVRTFGKTGVEIEAMTAAAIAALTIYDMCKSYDRGMVVSDIRLMEKLGGKSGHFKA, from the coding sequence ATGAGCGAGGAGTTTACCCATATTGACGCCAGCGGCAATGTCCGGATGGTGGATGTTTCCGACAAGAAGAACACCAACCGAAAGGCTTTGGCCACGGGCGTGATTAAAATGAAGCCCGATACACTGGAAAAGATCATCGGCGGCAGTGTTAAAAAGGGCAATGTGCTGGAGGCGGCAAGAATCGCCGGCATCATGGCGGCCAAGAAAACGCGGGATCTGATTCCCCTGTGCCATCCCATAAATGTGACCTATGCCGGCATCGATTTTGTGCCGGATATGGCGGGCAGTGCCATTGAAATTATCGCCGAGGTCCGCACATTTGGTAAAACCGGGGTTGAAATCGAGGCCATGACGGCGGCGGCCATTGCCGCATTGACCATTTACGACATGTGCAAGTCCTATGACAGGGGAATGGTGGTCTCCGATATTCGCCTGATGGAAAAGCTGGGCGGTAAAAGCGGCCATTTCAAGGCCTAG
- a CDS encoding molybdenum cofactor biosynthesis protein MoaE has translation MDLAKMVNRVKRHPDFAKAGMVLCHNGVVRETAADGKTRVSGLTPTVDHEKLARVIEKHRRMPGIIEVAVEIAEGRRLAVGDDIMLMVVAGDVRGNVFDAMRSLLDEVKSTVVTKAEEKA, from the coding sequence ATGGACCTGGCGAAAATGGTCAACAGGGTAAAGCGCCACCCGGATTTTGCAAAGGCCGGCATGGTCTTATGTCACAACGGCGTGGTTCGCGAAACCGCCGCCGACGGCAAGACCCGGGTTTCCGGCCTGACCCCTACGGTGGACCATGAAAAACTGGCCCGGGTGATCGAGAAACACCGGCGCATGCCCGGCATTATCGAGGTGGCGGTGGAGATTGCAGAGGGCCGGCGGCTGGCCGTGGGTGACGATATCATGCTGATGGTGGTGGCCGGCGATGTGCGGGGCAACGTGTTTGACGCCATGCGCTCCCTGCTGGACGAGGTGAAATCCACGGTGGTGACCAAGGCCGAAGAAAAGGCGTAA
- the mobA gene encoding molybdenum cofactor guanylyltransferase — MDAVTGIILAGGESRRFGGGNKAFRMLDGRTMIDRVHDTVKSVCDDMVIVANTPLDYLGWNAVLATDLFDFRGSLVGIHAGLMSAGHEYAFISACDTPFLKQAVIKTIIGGIEDHIDVVVPEKKEGMEPLCAVYSRRCLEVIERHLHQGRMVIKAVYNKLRVRTISEKRLRAVDPDLVSFWNINTKEELEKAEAAIKAGRIS; from the coding sequence ATGGATGCGGTGACGGGCATCATTCTGGCAGGCGGCGAGAGCCGGCGGTTCGGGGGCGGCAACAAGGCCTTTCGCATGCTGGATGGCCGGACAATGATCGACCGCGTACATGATACGGTGAAAAGCGTTTGTGACGACATGGTGATCGTCGCCAACACGCCTCTGGACTATCTCGGGTGGAACGCGGTGCTGGCCACGGATCTGTTTGATTTCCGGGGGTCTCTGGTGGGCATTCACGCTGGCCTGATGAGCGCCGGCCACGAATACGCCTTTATCTCCGCCTGTGACACCCCCTTTTTGAAACAGGCGGTTATCAAGACCATTATAGGGGGCATTGAGGACCATATCGACGTGGTGGTGCCGGAAAAAAAAGAGGGTATGGAACCCCTGTGCGCGGTCTATTCCAGGCGGTGCCTGGAGGTGATCGAGCGGCACCTGCACCAGGGGCGAATGGTGATCAAGGCCGTTTACAACAAGCTGCGGGTGCGGACGATTTCGGAAAAGCGGCTGCGGGCAGTGGACCCGGACCTGGTTTCCTTCTGGAACATCAATACAAAAGAGGAGCTTGAAAAGGCGGAGGCCGCGATAAAGGCCGGCCGGATATCCTGA
- a CDS encoding PilZ domain-containing protein, translating into MYNHATTGTAGNRVAKKQPVGLRKSKRFVVKNAGIHMHRPGLLKFLTKPPGQVSLVNLSNSGLQLMVTQLLKTGARYQIRLSVPGARNPLDIRAAVVWCRIHKTFFNRTYYRAGFRFADISHEAAHRIKKLEAAF; encoded by the coding sequence ATGTACAATCATGCCACAACAGGCACGGCAGGAAACCGTGTTGCAAAAAAACAGCCGGTAGGACTGCGCAAAAGCAAGCGCTTTGTGGTGAAAAACGCCGGCATTCACATGCACAGACCAGGATTGTTGAAATTCCTTACAAAACCCCCCGGCCAGGTGTCTCTCGTCAACCTCAGCAACAGCGGTCTTCAGCTGATGGTGACCCAACTGCTGAAAACCGGGGCCCGCTACCAGATTCGCCTTTCCGTGCCCGGAGCCCGCAATCCGCTGGACATACGCGCCGCCGTGGTCTGGTGCAGAATACACAAAACCTTTTTCAACAGGACCTATTACCGGGCCGGGTTCCGGTTTGCCGACATCAGCCATGAAGCGGCCCACCGCATAAAGAAGCTCGAAGCCGCCTTCTGA